A DNA window from Alligator mississippiensis isolate rAllMis1 chromosome 11, rAllMis1, whole genome shotgun sequence contains the following coding sequences:
- the LOC132243865 gene encoding L-amino-acid oxidase-like, with protein MSLVVMCGSWSRKPKPASRHHCRSRQLVSQLSCLLPSGLQRMKLLITCVINRTILSFVHLSLALFQLFVLVLALSVGGFSSYPEHCLHDPDYDHLVKIAKHGLGKAAHPKKIVIVGAGISGLTAAKLLRDAGHKVIVLETSGSIGGRVKTYRDETQDWYVELGAMRLPRSHRIVREFIRQFHLKLNEFSQMNDNAWYLVNGIRARVREVKQNPDMLNYTLHRSERGKSASELYREILQAAISELQSSECKKYLDKYDSFSTKEYLIKKGKLSHGAVKMIGDLLNEDSGYYLSFLSSLMDFDIFSHEEGFDEIAGGFDQLPIAFYYSMPGIVQLNSTVEKIITNGNMVRVLYRAPDTLTPYVLTADYVLITVSAKATRLINFMPLLSPQKACALRSVHYSSSTKIALACTERFWERDGIHGGQSITDRPSRFIYYPNHNFSSGVGVILASYTWNDDADFFVPLSDEKCIDVVLDDLSAVHDISKDYIQYVCDKHVIQRWNLDKHSMGAFAFFTPYQFMDYSKALFQKEGRVYFAGEHTAWPHAWIDSSMKSAVRAARNIHRDSNLPPGQ; from the exons atgtccctcgtcgtgatgtgcgggtcatggtccaggaaaccgaagcctgcctcgagacaccactgccgaagccgccagttggtctctcagtTGTCATGCCTCTTGCCTTCAGGGTTACAGAGAATGAAGTTGCTGATTACTTGTGTCATTAACAGAACTATTCTTTCCTTTGTGCATCTATCCCTAGCACTTTTCCAGCTGTTTGTCCTTGTGCTAGCTCTAAGTGTGGGAGGCTTTTCTAGCTATCCTGAACACTGCCTTCATGATCCTGATTATGATCATCTGGTGAAGATCGCCAAACACGGACTGGGAAAGGCAGCCCATCCAAAGAAGATTGTCATTGTGGGGGCAGGAATAAGTGGACTCACTGCTGCCAAACTTCTCAGGGATGCGGGTCATAAG GTTATAGTCCTGGAAACCAGTGGTAGTATAGGAGGACGGGTCAAGACCTATCGTGATGAGACACAAGATTGGTACgtggagctgggagccatgcgTTTACCAAGAAGCCACAG GATTGTGCGTGAATTTATTAGACAATTTCACCTGAAGCTAAATGAGTTCTCTCAGATGAACGACAATGCCTGGTATTTGGTTAATGGCATCAGGGCAAGAGTAAGAGAAGTCAAGCAAAATCCCGACATGCTGAATTATACTCTGCATCGTTCAGAGAGGGGCAAATCTGCTAGTGAACTTTATAGGGAAATTCTGCAGGCG GCCATATCGGAGCTCCAGAGTTCAGAATGCAAGAAATATTTGGATAAATACGACTCTTTTTCTACCAAG gaatatttgattaaaaaaggaaaattaagccATGGGGCTGTGAAGATGATTGGTGACTTGCTGAATGAGGATTCTGGGTATTACCTGTCATTTCTCAGCTCTCTCATGGATTTTGATATCTTCTCTCATGAAGAGGG cttTGATGAGATCGCAGGGGGCTTCGACCAGTTGCCCATTGCCTTCTATTACTCTATGCCTGGCATTGTCCAGCTTAACTCCACGGTTGAGAAGATAATAACAAATGGTAACATGGTTCGAGTGCTTTACCGTGCACCAGACACACTGACTCCTTATGTTCTGACGGCTGACTATGTCCTCATTACAGTTTCAGCCAAAGCCACAAGACTTATCAATTttatgccactgctttccccccaaAAGGCATGTGCCTTGCGCTCTGTTCACTACTCCAGCTCCACCAAGATTGCCTTGGCCTGCACTGAAAGGTTCTGGGAAAGAGACGGGATTCATGGTGGGCAGTCAATCACAGATCGTCCCTCCAGGTTCATCTACTACCCCAACCACAACTTCTCCAGTGGTGTGGGTGTGATCCTGGCTTCCTATACTTGGAACGATGATGCTGACTTCTTTGTTCCTCTCAGTGATGAGAAGTGCATTGATGTAGTGCTAGACGACCTTTCAGCAGTACACGACATATCCAAGGACTACATCCAGTACGTCTGTGATAAGCACGTGATACAAAGGTGGAACTTGGACAAACATTCCATGGGGGCATTCGCCTTCTTCACCCCGTACCAGTTTATGGACTATTCCAAGGCCCTGTTTCAGAAAGAAGGGAGGGTCTATTTTGCAGGAGAACACACAGCTTGGCCTCATGCCTGGATTGATTCTTCTATGAAATCTGCTGTGAGAGCAGCAAGAAACATTCACCGGGATAGCAACCTACCTCCAGGACAatag